In the Phaseolus vulgaris cultivar G19833 chromosome 7, P. vulgaris v2.0, whole genome shotgun sequence genome, one interval contains:
- the LOC137830051 gene encoding uncharacterized protein isoform X2 produces the protein MSALMSISHNLKPAILVSPSLHHSSSFPVLLSFKSPFSLTHPINLTRRLFLPSVSGIWDALTGANNNAREAVLAIRRGMSLFRQGDVSGSLVEFDKAMQLDPRQKAYLWQRGLTLYYLNRFEEGAEQFRFDVAQNPNDTEESIWCFLCEAPLYGVDEARKRFLEVGIDPRPVMREAYNMFKDGGDPEKLHSLVEETVSIFMLHYMPGFITNLRMKQMLLKFT, from the exons ATGTCAGCGTTGATGTCCATTTCCCACAACCTTAAACCCGCCATATTGGTGTCCCCTTCTCTTCATCACTCTTCCTCATTCCCAGTACTATTGTCTTTCAAATCACCTTTCTCTCTCACTCATCCTATAAACCTCACCCGAAGACTCTTCCTTCCCTCGGTTTCCGGCATCTGGGACGCTCTCACCGGCGCCAATAACAATGCCCGTGAAGCCGTTCTCGCAATTCGACGCGGAATGTCTCTTTTCCGCCAG GGTGATGTTTCGGGGTCTCTTGTGGAGTTCGACAAGGCAATGCAGTTGGATCCTCGTCAAAAGGCGT ATCTTTGGCAAAGGGGCTTGACACTTTACTACCTCAATCG ATTTGAAGAGGGAGCTGAGCAGTTTCGCTTTGATGTTGCGCAAAATCCAAATGACACGGAAGAGTCCATATGGTGCTTTCTGTGTGAAGCTCCACTGTATGGAGTGGATGAAGCAAGGAAGCGATTTCTTGAG GTTGGCATAGACCCGAGGCCAGTCATGCGGGAAGCATATAACATGTTCAAAGATGGTGGGGATCCTGAAAAG CTGCATTCTCTGGTGGAAGAGACAGTGAGTATTTTTATGCTTCATTATATGCCGGGCTTTATTACGAATCTCAG AATGAAACAGATGCTGCTAAAGTTCACATAG
- the LOC137830051 gene encoding uncharacterized protein isoform X1 has protein sequence MSALMSISHNLKPAILVSPSLHHSSSFPVLLSFKSPFSLTHPINLTRRLFLPSVSGIWDALTGANNNAREAVLAIRRGMSLFRQGDVSGSLVEFDKAMQLDPRQKAYLWQRGLTLYYLNRFEEGAEQFRFDVAQNPNDTEESIWCFLCEAPLYGVDEARKRFLEVGIDPRPVMREAYNMFKDGGDPEKFVAAFSGGRDSEYFYASLYAGLYYESQNETDAAKVHIVAACQSSYGQRSDDYMAALAKVHCLCRNWVFN, from the exons ATGTCAGCGTTGATGTCCATTTCCCACAACCTTAAACCCGCCATATTGGTGTCCCCTTCTCTTCATCACTCTTCCTCATTCCCAGTACTATTGTCTTTCAAATCACCTTTCTCTCTCACTCATCCTATAAACCTCACCCGAAGACTCTTCCTTCCCTCGGTTTCCGGCATCTGGGACGCTCTCACCGGCGCCAATAACAATGCCCGTGAAGCCGTTCTCGCAATTCGACGCGGAATGTCTCTTTTCCGCCAG GGTGATGTTTCGGGGTCTCTTGTGGAGTTCGACAAGGCAATGCAGTTGGATCCTCGTCAAAAGGCGT ATCTTTGGCAAAGGGGCTTGACACTTTACTACCTCAATCG ATTTGAAGAGGGAGCTGAGCAGTTTCGCTTTGATGTTGCGCAAAATCCAAATGACACGGAAGAGTCCATATGGTGCTTTCTGTGTGAAGCTCCACTGTATGGAGTGGATGAAGCAAGGAAGCGATTTCTTGAG GTTGGCATAGACCCGAGGCCAGTCATGCGGGAAGCATATAACATGTTCAAAGATGGTGGGGATCCTGAAAAG TTTGTAGCTGCATTCTCTGGTGGAAGAGACAGTGAGTATTTTTATGCTTCATTATATGCCGGGCTTTATTACGAATCTCAG AATGAAACAGATGCTGCTAAAGTTCACATAGTTGCTGCATGCCAGTCTTCTTACGGGCAAAg GTCTGATGATTATATGGCTGCTCTTGCCAAGGTTCACTGTCTCTGTCGAAATTGGGTCTTCAACTAA